One stretch of Pandoraea oxalativorans DNA includes these proteins:
- a CDS encoding MCP four helix bundle domain-containing protein has translation MTIRHRITLLVILTFVALSIIGGYAVYQTRASAHKVRQVTEGVVPSALASADLVSQVKAVQIATMTLVYAPDDTVVEQALDNLKKLRGDIDQSLARQAEGAASDAQKGLVTQASESVENYFNAINDTAKLKQAGKTEMAQAFLFAMVAQYRDELEGVVNTLRVEKNRQKDSAIATLNDTLSTTTTAIGIVTGLAIVLLTAIGALLYRQITRPLSRMQAMMSEIANSQDFTRRVPVGRMDEIGHSIVAFNGMIEKIQERSAQLKQKTADIQAMLQNMQQGILTVVDGSKVHGEYSAYLEAIFETQDIAGRGVMDLVFADSDLGSDAVSQVEAAIDACIGQDAINFAFNEHLLVGEIGKRMPDGRVKQLDLTWSAITDETDTILRLMLCVRDVTELRELAAEANEQKQRLEMIGEILAVSQEKFHHFIESSTGFIRENERIIRKHSQADSAAIAELFRNMHTIKGNARTYNLQYLTNVVHETEQRYHDLRQPDEARLWDQDGLMRELERVRNAVDTYAQINEMSLGRKGPGRTADEQSMVVDRAHIRASLRMLEAADPNDLHQLVAMRDAVHQTLRLLGTEGVGEALGGVLDSLPSLAGELGKPAPAVRIDDNGYRLRAPAVRILRDVFMHLLRNSMDHGLEGAEERRAKGKPAAGTIDIEVGLDHNMLQVTLTDDGRGLALHRIRSIAVERGWITAETYVADEQIAQFIFRPGFSTASSVTEVSGRGVGMDAVQDFVRREHGRIELRFTDERKGAEFRQFQTVVCLPDNLVVDGFDLNSVAADAVDLPALDDGVPQAGSNGLTAAQDTSRDDLSQTGKV, from the coding sequence ATGACCATCCGTCATCGAATAACGCTGTTGGTGATCCTGACGTTTGTCGCGCTCTCGATCATTGGTGGCTACGCGGTCTATCAGACACGCGCCAGCGCTCACAAAGTACGGCAGGTAACGGAAGGCGTGGTGCCCAGCGCACTCGCTTCCGCCGATCTCGTCTCGCAAGTCAAGGCGGTGCAGATCGCCACGATGACGCTGGTCTACGCGCCCGACGACACCGTCGTCGAGCAGGCGCTGGACAATCTCAAGAAGCTGCGCGGCGACATCGACCAGTCGCTCGCCCGTCAGGCCGAAGGTGCCGCAAGCGACGCCCAGAAGGGGCTCGTGACACAGGCGAGCGAGAGCGTCGAGAACTACTTCAACGCCATCAACGACACCGCCAAACTCAAGCAGGCGGGCAAAACCGAGATGGCGCAGGCGTTCCTCTTCGCGATGGTCGCGCAGTACCGCGACGAACTCGAAGGCGTGGTCAACACCCTGCGCGTCGAGAAGAACCGTCAGAAAGACTCGGCCATCGCCACGCTCAACGACACGCTCTCGACCACCACGACTGCCATCGGCATCGTGACGGGGCTGGCCATTGTGCTGCTCACGGCCATCGGCGCGCTGCTGTATCGCCAGATTACGCGTCCGCTCTCGCGCATGCAGGCCATGATGAGCGAGATCGCGAACAGCCAGGACTTCACCCGTCGCGTGCCGGTCGGCCGCATGGATGAAATCGGGCACTCCATCGTCGCGTTCAACGGGATGATCGAGAAGATTCAGGAGCGTTCCGCGCAACTCAAGCAGAAGACGGCCGACATTCAGGCGATGTTGCAGAACATGCAGCAGGGCATTCTGACGGTCGTCGACGGCTCGAAGGTGCACGGCGAGTACTCGGCCTACCTCGAAGCGATCTTCGAGACGCAGGACATCGCCGGTCGCGGCGTGATGGATCTGGTGTTCGCCGATAGCGATCTGGGATCGGACGCCGTCTCGCAAGTCGAAGCGGCCATCGATGCCTGTATCGGTCAGGACGCCATCAACTTCGCATTCAACGAACACCTGCTGGTCGGCGAGATCGGCAAGCGTATGCCGGACGGTCGCGTGAAGCAACTCGATCTGACGTGGTCGGCGATCACCGATGAGACCGACACGATCCTGCGCCTGATGCTGTGCGTGCGCGATGTGACCGAACTGCGCGAACTCGCGGCCGAAGCGAACGAGCAGAAGCAGCGTCTGGAGATGATCGGCGAGATTCTGGCGGTGAGCCAGGAGAAGTTCCATCACTTCATCGAAAGCTCGACGGGCTTCATTCGCGAGAACGAACGCATCATTCGCAAGCATTCGCAGGCCGACAGCGCGGCCATCGCAGAACTGTTCCGCAACATGCACACGATCAAGGGCAACGCGCGCACGTACAACCTGCAATACCTGACGAACGTCGTGCACGAGACCGAGCAGCGCTATCACGATCTGCGCCAGCCGGACGAGGCGCGTCTGTGGGATCAGGACGGCCTGATGCGCGAACTCGAACGCGTGCGCAACGCCGTCGACACGTATGCCCAGATCAACGAGATGAGCCTCGGTCGCAAGGGCCCGGGACGCACCGCCGACGAACAGTCGATGGTCGTGGACCGCGCGCACATCCGCGCGAGCCTGCGCATGCTCGAAGCCGCCGATCCGAACGATCTGCATCAACTGGTCGCCATGCGCGACGCCGTGCACCAGACGCTCCGCCTGCTGGGCACCGAAGGCGTGGGCGAAGCGCTGGGCGGCGTGCTCGATTCGCTGCCGTCGCTCGCGGGCGAACTCGGCAAGCCAGCCCCGGCCGTGCGTATCGACGACAACGGTTACCGTCTGCGCGCCCCGGCCGTGCGCATTCTGCGCGACGTCTTCATGCACTTGCTGCGCAACTCGATGGACCACGGTCTGGAAGGGGCAGAAGAGCGCCGTGCGAAGGGCAAGCCCGCCGCAGGCACCATCGATATCGAAGTGGGTCTCGATCACAACATGCTGCAAGTCACGCTCACCGACGACGGCCGTGGCCTTGCGCTGCATCGCATCCGCAGCATCGCCGTGGAGCGCGGCTGGATCACTGCCGAGACGTACGTCGCCGACGAACAGATTGCGCAGTTCATCTTCCGTCCGGGCTTTTCGACGGCGTCGAGCGTCACCGAGGTGTCGGGGCGTGGTGTCGGCATGGACGCCGTGCAGGACTTCGTGCGCCGCGAACATGGCCGCATCGAACTGCGCTTCACGGATGAACGCAAGGGCGCGGAATTCCGCCAGTTCCAGACGGTGGTGTGCCTGCCCGACAACCTCGTGGTCGACGGCTTCGATCTGAACAGCGTGGCGGCCGACGCCGTCGACCTGCCCGCGTTGGACGACGGTGTCCCGCAAGCCGGATCGAACGGCCTGACGGCGGCACAGGACACGTCACGAGACGACCTCTCGCAAACCGGGAAGGTCTGA
- a CDS encoding methyl-accepting chemotaxis protein, with protein MEAVQWLFAGVASGLIGAGVAGYVVHRWRMAQATAHWRALTKTHDEALEQALERERVAVAGKDALVQSHDDAIAALQARLAQAEQDLQTAQKSEASVLQDKAMWQGEAQRIAGEAARLRGLAATFERWHEQMISLMTQNQDMHAKNHELASIVRHVLIVSLNASIEAARAGTAGRGFGIVASEVRALATRSEELSKSYRDSLHRNDVTTTATFQDIQAGGKMIAASLSSVESLAQQLHSRLH; from the coding sequence ATGGAAGCAGTTCAATGGCTATTCGCGGGTGTGGCGTCAGGGCTTATCGGTGCGGGTGTCGCGGGTTACGTCGTGCATCGCTGGCGCATGGCGCAGGCCACGGCGCATTGGCGCGCGCTGACCAAGACGCACGACGAAGCGCTGGAGCAGGCGCTTGAGCGCGAGCGTGTCGCCGTCGCAGGCAAGGACGCACTCGTGCAGTCGCATGACGACGCCATCGCCGCATTGCAGGCGCGCCTCGCGCAGGCCGAGCAGGACCTGCAGACCGCACAGAAGTCGGAAGCGTCGGTGCTGCAAGACAAGGCGATGTGGCAGGGCGAAGCGCAGCGCATCGCGGGCGAAGCCGCCCGCCTGCGCGGTCTGGCGGCCACGTTCGAGCGCTGGCACGAGCAGATGATCTCGCTGATGACGCAGAACCAGGACATGCACGCGAAGAACCACGAACTCGCGTCGATCGTGCGCCATGTGCTGATCGTCTCGCTCAACGCGTCCATCGAAGCGGCGCGTGCGGGCACGGCCGGGCGCGGCTTCGGCATCGTCGCGAGCGAAGTGCGCGCCTTGGCGACGCGCTCGGAAGAACTCTCGAAGAGCTACCGCGACAGTCTGCATCGCAACGACGTCACGACCACGGCGACGTTCCAGGACATTCAGGCCGGCGGCAAAATGATTGCGGCGTCGCTCTCCAGCGTCGAATCGCTGGCGCAGCAACTGCATTCCCGTCTCCATTAA
- a CDS encoding chemotaxis protein CheX, protein MNRSTPRESVSQFLILEDSVEHEYPDALVRGMIDITDGVFRGLFGDVEVTCDSPSVVRERIIFGEVFSLIPLESAWCRGYMMMQAEQVPFMQLLEHTGRCEGQAGFRELNGMLGELTNLIWGAFKNRYMGDPLAVDRTQVQVPLLINHKQKYITFGTDNPQLCFVYRLTDPVNAQIVTLHQHFVFSLNWSPEAFREAAQSATEPVETGALEMF, encoded by the coding sequence ATGAACCGAAGCACCCCCCGCGAGTCGGTCAGCCAGTTCCTGATCCTCGAAGACAGCGTCGAACATGAATACCCGGACGCGCTGGTGCGCGGCATGATCGACATCACCGACGGCGTGTTCCGCGGTTTGTTCGGCGACGTCGAAGTGACCTGCGATTCGCCCAGCGTCGTGCGCGAGCGCATCATCTTCGGCGAGGTGTTCAGCCTGATTCCGCTTGAGAGCGCCTGGTGCCGTGGCTACATGATGATGCAGGCCGAGCAGGTGCCGTTCATGCAACTGCTCGAACACACCGGCCGCTGCGAAGGGCAGGCCGGTTTTCGCGAACTCAACGGCATGCTGGGCGAACTGACGAACCTGATCTGGGGCGCATTCAAGAACCGCTACATGGGCGATCCGCTCGCGGTGGATCGCACGCAGGTGCAAGTGCCGCTGCTCATCAACCACAAGCAGAAGTACATCACCTTCGGCACCGATAACCCGCAGCTGTGTTTCGTCTACCGTCTGACCGATCCGGTCAACGCACAGATCGTCACGCTGCATCAGCACTTTGTCTTCAGCCTGAACTGGTCGCCCGAAGCGTTTCGCGAGGCGGCACAGAGCGCGACTGAGCCCGTCGAGACCGGGGCGCTGGAAATGTTCTGA
- a CDS encoding response regulator → MSKILVVDDSSTVRDEVAGFLRKNGLDVDTAVDGRDGLAKIKASPGVRLVISDVNMPNMDGLTMVEKIRGELANASVNVVMLTTESSPAMKERGKAAGVKGWIVKPFKGDAVLETFRKLAS, encoded by the coding sequence ATGTCGAAGATTCTCGTGGTCGACGATTCGAGTACCGTGCGCGACGAAGTCGCCGGCTTTCTGCGCAAGAACGGGCTGGACGTGGACACTGCCGTGGACGGTCGCGATGGCCTCGCCAAGATCAAGGCCAGCCCGGGCGTGCGTCTCGTCATCAGCGACGTGAACATGCCGAATATGGACGGCCTGACGATGGTCGAGAAGATTCGCGGCGAACTCGCGAATGCGTCCGTCAATGTCGTGATGCTCACCACCGAAAGCAGCCCGGCCATGAAAGAGCGCGGTAAAGCCGCCGGTGTGAAGGGCTGGATCGTCAAGCCGTTCAAGGGCGATGCCGTGCTGGAAACGTTCCGCAAGCTCGCCAGCTGA
- a CDS encoding MarR family winged helix-turn-helix transcriptional regulator produces MSVVPSKKKTAAAASASDSRSHDTPDNVALAADGDVEPAASTDATGADVRPRRSKLRLTYVIASLDRLLRRHMSEALAPLGLTLAQFTALSVLDARGKLSNAQLAQRSFITPQSANEVVSVMASRQWITREPDPNHGRIVLLQLTDEGRRVLAQCEAVAKEIDTRMRAGVARDDAAAVQRHIEMFVRNLRD; encoded by the coding sequence ATGAGCGTCGTACCCTCGAAGAAGAAGACTGCCGCCGCAGCTTCCGCCAGCGACTCACGTTCGCACGACACGCCGGACAACGTCGCGCTTGCGGCCGATGGCGACGTGGAACCTGCGGCCTCCACCGATGCGACGGGTGCCGATGTCCGCCCGCGCCGGTCCAAGCTGCGCCTGACCTACGTCATCGCCAGTCTCGACCGTTTGCTGCGCCGACACATGTCGGAAGCGCTCGCTCCGCTGGGCCTCACGCTCGCGCAATTCACCGCGCTTTCCGTGCTCGATGCGCGCGGCAAGCTCTCCAACGCGCAACTTGCGCAACGCTCGTTCATCACGCCGCAGTCCGCCAACGAAGTGGTGAGCGTCATGGCATCGCGTCAGTGGATCACCCGCGAGCCGGATCCGAATCACGGCCGGATCGTACTGCTGCAACTGACCGACGAAGGCCGGCGCGTGCTCGCGCAATGCGAAGCCGTCGCCAAGGAAATCGACACGCGCATGCGTGCCGGTGTGGCGCGCGACGACGCTGCCGCCGTGCAGCGCCATATCGAAATGTTCGTGCGCAATCTGCGCGACTGA
- the mhpT gene encoding 3-(3-hydroxy-phenyl)propionate transporter MhpT — translation MKSNREGGAQALPLGDDGTGGVGSTANSVALTLALCFAVALLEGLDLQSVGVAARGMAKEFGLSVAQMGIAFSAGTFGLLPGAMVGGRLADSIGRKRVLMLSAALFGVLSIATAFVSDFWMLVIVRMLTGVGLGGAMPNLIALSSEAVAPRLRGTAVSIMYCGIPLGGGIAATIGMLAVSDADWRHIFYVGGLGPILLLPLLAWFLPESRAFAAATSQGQRATPAPMMSVLFSEGRGLSTVQLWLSYFCTLIVLYFLLNWLPSLMGSRGLARGEIGWVQILFNVGSAVGVLGLGYLMDRARMSFVIGGMYLGMIVSLVGLAAAHGFGVLAVAAFFAGMFIIGGQSVLYALAAAYYPTAMRGTGVGAAVAIGRIGSVVGPLAAGMLLAVGSSAAVVIGASIPVTIVAALAALTLIRRPRAAD, via the coding sequence ATGAAATCGAATCGGGAGGGTGGCGCGCAAGCGTTGCCGTTGGGCGATGACGGAACCGGCGGGGTCGGCAGTACGGCGAATTCCGTCGCGCTGACACTCGCGCTGTGCTTCGCGGTGGCGTTGCTGGAAGGTCTCGACTTGCAGTCGGTCGGGGTCGCGGCGCGCGGCATGGCGAAGGAGTTCGGCCTGAGCGTGGCCCAGATGGGCATTGCGTTCTCGGCGGGCACGTTCGGTTTGTTGCCGGGCGCGATGGTGGGCGGACGCCTTGCCGACAGCATCGGCCGCAAGCGCGTGCTGATGCTCAGTGCTGCGCTGTTCGGTGTGTTGTCGATCGCCACGGCGTTCGTGTCCGATTTCTGGATGCTGGTGATCGTGCGCATGCTCACGGGCGTCGGGCTGGGCGGCGCGATGCCGAACCTCATTGCACTGTCGTCGGAGGCGGTAGCCCCGCGTCTGCGCGGCACGGCGGTGAGCATCATGTATTGCGGCATTCCGCTGGGGGGCGGCATCGCGGCGACCATCGGCATGCTGGCGGTGAGCGACGCCGACTGGCGGCACATCTTCTACGTCGGCGGCCTCGGCCCGATCCTGCTGCTGCCGTTGCTCGCCTGGTTCCTGCCGGAGTCACGCGCCTTCGCAGCGGCGACGTCGCAAGGGCAGCGCGCCACGCCGGCGCCGATGATGTCGGTGCTGTTCTCCGAAGGGCGCGGCCTCTCGACGGTGCAACTCTGGCTGTCTTACTTCTGCACGCTGATCGTGCTGTACTTCCTGCTCAACTGGCTGCCGTCGCTGATGGGATCGCGTGGCCTTGCACGTGGCGAAATCGGCTGGGTGCAGATTCTCTTCAACGTGGGTAGCGCCGTCGGCGTGCTGGGACTGGGCTATCTGATGGACCGCGCGCGCATGTCGTTCGTGATCGGCGGCATGTATCTCGGCATGATCGTGTCGCTCGTCGGTCTGGCCGCCGCACACGGTTTCGGTGTGCTTGCCGTCGCCGCATTCTTCGCGGGCATGTTCATCATCGGTGGCCAGTCGGTGCTTTATGCGCTCGCGGCTGCCTATTACCCGACGGCCATGCGTGGCACCGGCGTGGGCGCAGCGGTTGCCATCGGTCGCATCGGTTCCGTGGTTGGCCCGCTCGCCGCCGGCATGTTGCTCGCCGTGGGCAGCAGCGCAGCGGTGGTGATCGGCGCAAGCATTCCCGTGACGATCGTGGCCGCACTGGCGGCACTCACGCTGATCCGTCGTCCCCGCGCGGCCGACTGA
- a CDS encoding porin, translating into MAFRISRHTLAPLAAVAALAGPSIASAQSSVTLYGIVDTGIEYVSHASPNGSVVRMPGVTGELPSRWGLRGSEDLGGGLAAIFQLESGFNIRGGDLGQGGRLFGRQAFVGVKGPYGTLSFGRQYTMTYYALLGSDILGPDIYGMGSFDAYIPNARADNSVTYQVGWQGLTFGAGYSFGRDSAGTGNSPGQGTCAGQVPGQSVQCRDWSVMLKYDASNFGVAASYEEQRGGTNAAANFFDGQATSAFASSGDKDTRTTLGAYYKYGAFKVGGGWLGRRVSTSAVNTHSNLFYFGAAYSVTPAWLVDAEVYRIINSDHDTRGTMTTLRATYSLSVRTAVYAQAAYLFNSARAAYSVSGGGGGTTPPAGEGQAGVMLGMRHTF; encoded by the coding sequence ATGGCTTTTCGCATTTCACGTCACACGCTTGCGCCATTGGCGGCGGTCGCCGCGTTGGCGGGACCGTCCATCGCTAGCGCGCAGTCCAGCGTCACGCTGTACGGCATCGTCGACACCGGTATCGAGTACGTCTCGCATGCGAGCCCGAACGGCTCGGTCGTGCGTATGCCGGGCGTGACCGGCGAACTGCCGTCGCGCTGGGGGCTGCGCGGCAGCGAAGACCTCGGCGGCGGACTCGCGGCCATCTTCCAGTTGGAAAGCGGCTTCAACATTCGTGGCGGCGATCTCGGTCAGGGCGGCCGATTGTTCGGCCGTCAGGCGTTCGTTGGCGTGAAAGGACCGTATGGCACGCTGTCGTTCGGCCGCCAATACACCATGACGTATTACGCGCTGCTGGGCTCCGATATTCTCGGGCCGGACATCTATGGCATGGGCTCGTTCGACGCCTACATCCCGAACGCCCGTGCGGACAACTCGGTGACTTATCAGGTCGGCTGGCAGGGCCTGACGTTCGGCGCTGGCTATTCCTTCGGCCGCGACTCGGCGGGCACCGGCAATTCGCCGGGGCAGGGCACCTGCGCCGGACAAGTGCCGGGTCAGTCGGTGCAATGTCGCGACTGGTCGGTCATGCTCAAGTACGACGCGAGCAACTTCGGCGTGGCGGCGTCGTATGAAGAGCAGCGCGGCGGCACCAACGCGGCCGCCAACTTCTTCGACGGGCAAGCCACGTCCGCCTTCGCCAGCAGCGGCGACAAGGACACCCGAACGACCCTCGGCGCGTACTACAAGTACGGCGCCTTCAAGGTCGGCGGCGGTTGGCTGGGGCGTCGTGTGTCGACGTCTGCCGTCAACACGCATTCGAACCTGTTCTATTTCGGCGCAGCGTATAGCGTCACGCCCGCGTGGCTGGTCGACGCCGAGGTCTATCGCATCATCAACAGCGACCACGACACGCGCGGCACGATGACCACGCTGCGCGCCACGTACTCGCTCTCCGTACGCACGGCCGTCTATGCACAGGCCGCCTACCTCTTCAACAGCGCCCGCGCAGCCTATTCGGTCAGCGGCGGCGGTGGCGGCACCACGCCGCCCGCAGGCGAGGGGCAGGCCGGTGTGATGCTCGGCATGCGGCACACGTTCTGA
- a CDS encoding p-hydroxycinnamoyl CoA hydratase/lyase translates to MNAYEGRWKTVDVKVEGGIGWVTFNRPEKRNAMSPTLNTEMIQVLDALELDNDARVVVLTGAGAAWTAGMDLKEYFREIDGGPEIVQERIRRDASDWQWRRLRMYAKPTIAMVNGWCFGGGFSPLVACDLAIAADDAVFGLSEINWGIPPGNLVSKAMADTVGHRRALHYIMTGDTFTGREAADMGLVNQSVPLAELRTATQALAAKLLEKNPVVLRAAKHGFKRSRELTWEQCEDYLYAKLDQAQLRDPEHGREQGLKQFLDDKSIKPGLQAYKR, encoded by the coding sequence ATGAATGCATACGAAGGACGCTGGAAGACGGTCGACGTGAAGGTGGAGGGCGGTATTGGCTGGGTGACCTTCAATCGCCCGGAAAAGCGCAACGCGATGAGCCCGACGCTCAACACCGAGATGATTCAGGTGCTCGATGCGCTCGAACTCGATAACGACGCCCGTGTCGTCGTGTTGACGGGCGCCGGCGCAGCATGGACGGCAGGCATGGACCTGAAGGAATACTTCCGCGAGATCGACGGCGGACCGGAAATCGTGCAGGAGCGCATTCGCCGTGACGCCTCGGACTGGCAGTGGCGTCGTCTGCGCATGTACGCCAAGCCGACCATCGCGATGGTCAACGGCTGGTGCTTCGGCGGTGGCTTCTCGCCGCTGGTGGCCTGCGATCTGGCGATCGCTGCCGACGATGCCGTGTTCGGCCTGTCGGAAATCAACTGGGGCATCCCGCCGGGCAATCTGGTGAGCAAGGCCATGGCCGACACCGTGGGTCATCGTCGTGCGCTGCACTACATCATGACGGGCGACACGTTCACCGGCCGCGAAGCCGCCGACATGGGCCTCGTCAATCAGAGCGTGCCGCTGGCCGAACTGCGCACCGCCACGCAGGCGCTCGCCGCCAAACTGCTCGAAAAGAACCCCGTGGTGCTGCGTGCGGCGAAGCATGGCTTCAAGCGTTCGCGCGAACTCACCTGGGAGCAGTGCGAAGACTACCTGTACGCCAAGCTCGATCAGGCGCAACTGCGTGACCCGGAGCATGGCCGTGAGCAGGGCCTGAAGCAGTTCCTCGACGACAAGTCGATCAAGCCGGGCCTGCAAGCCTACAAGCGTTGA
- a CDS encoding aldehyde dehydrogenase has translation MHEVQMLIGGQWRGAQGGETFERIDPVTGDVATRAPAATLADADAAVDAAQAAFPAWAALSPTARRQRLLAAAERMDARVAEFIAIGAAETGAMANWYGFNVMLAANMLREAAAMTTQIDGSVIPSDVPGSLAMAVRSPVGVLLGIAPWNAPVILATRALAMPLACGNTVVLKASEQCPGVHALIGACLQDAGLGDGVVNIVTNAPQDAGDIVARLIAHPAVRRVNFTGSTHVGRIIARLAAEHLKPALLELGGKAPVLVLHDADLDAAVDGVAFGAFFNQGQICMSTERVIVDARIADAFVEKLTAKAARLHAGSPTSPDSVLGAMVSAQAASRVAALVEDAREHGARLPLGCRVDGAIMQATIVDGVTPAMRLYREESFGPVVTIQRVSGDDEAVRVANDSEFGLSAAIFSRDVSRALQLAKRIESGICHINGPTVHDEAQMPFGGVKASGYGRFGSKASIGEFTELRWITVQTTPRHYPI, from the coding sequence ATGCATGAAGTGCAGATGCTGATTGGCGGCCAGTGGCGCGGCGCGCAAGGCGGGGAGACGTTCGAGCGAATCGATCCGGTGACGGGCGACGTGGCGACGCGCGCCCCGGCGGCCACGCTGGCCGATGCCGACGCGGCCGTCGATGCCGCTCAGGCAGCGTTTCCCGCGTGGGCGGCGCTCTCTCCGACGGCGCGCCGTCAGCGTCTGCTGGCGGCAGCCGAGCGCATGGATGCCCGCGTGGCGGAGTTCATCGCGATTGGGGCAGCCGAGACCGGTGCCATGGCGAACTGGTACGGCTTCAACGTCATGCTCGCTGCCAACATGCTGCGCGAAGCGGCGGCGATGACGACGCAGATCGACGGCAGCGTCATTCCGAGCGACGTGCCCGGCAGTCTCGCGATGGCGGTGCGCTCGCCGGTCGGTGTGTTGCTGGGCATCGCTCCGTGGAATGCGCCGGTGATTCTGGCGACGCGCGCGCTCGCCATGCCGCTCGCGTGCGGCAATACCGTGGTGCTCAAAGCGTCGGAGCAATGTCCCGGCGTGCATGCGCTCATTGGTGCTTGCCTGCAAGACGCCGGACTGGGCGATGGCGTCGTGAACATCGTGACGAATGCACCGCAGGACGCTGGCGACATCGTGGCGCGTCTGATTGCGCATCCGGCGGTACGTCGTGTGAACTTCACCGGCTCGACGCACGTCGGCCGTATCATCGCGCGTCTCGCGGCCGAGCATCTCAAGCCTGCGTTGCTGGAGCTGGGCGGCAAGGCCCCCGTGCTGGTGCTGCACGACGCCGATCTCGATGCCGCCGTCGATGGCGTCGCCTTCGGTGCGTTCTTCAATCAAGGGCAGATCTGCATGTCGACGGAGCGGGTGATCGTCGACGCACGCATTGCCGATGCGTTCGTGGAGAAGCTGACGGCGAAGGCCGCCAGGCTGCATGCCGGTTCGCCGACGTCGCCCGACAGCGTGCTCGGTGCGATGGTCAGCGCCCAGGCGGCGTCGCGTGTCGCGGCGTTGGTCGAGGATGCGCGCGAACACGGTGCGCGTCTGCCGCTCGGGTGCCGCGTGGACGGCGCGATCATGCAGGCGACGATTGTCGATGGCGTGACGCCTGCGATGCGTTTGTATCGCGAGGAGTCGTTCGGCCCCGTCGTGACGATTCAGCGCGTGAGCGGCGACGACGAAGCGGTGCGCGTGGCCAACGACAGCGAGTTCGGCCTGTCGGCGGCGATCTTCAGCCGCGATGTCTCGCGCGCGCTGCAACTGGCCAAACGTATCGAATCGGGCATCTGCCACATCAACGGCCCGACCGTGCACGACGAAGCGCAGATGCCGTTCGGCGGCGTGAAGGCGAGCGGTTATGGACGTTTCGGCAGTAAGGCTTCCATCGGAGAGTTCACGGAGTTGCGCTGGATCACCGTGCAGACGACGCCGCGTCACTATCCGATTTGA